Proteins from one Staphylococcus sp. IVB6214 genomic window:
- the rpsH gene encoding 30S ribosomal protein S8, with product MTLSDPIADMLTRVRNANMVRHEKLELPASNIKKEIAEILKSEGFIKNVEYIEDDKQGVIRIFLKYGSNNERVITGLKRISKPGLRVYAKASEMPKVLNGLGIALVSTSEGVITDREARKRNVGGEVLAYIW from the coding sequence ATGACATTGTCAGATCCAATTGCAGATATGTTAACTCGCGTGAGAAACGCAAACATGGTTCGCCATGAAAAATTAGAGTTACCTGCATCAAACATTAAAAAAGAAATTGCTGAAATCCTTAAAAGTGAAGGTTTCATCAAAAATGTAGAATATATCGAAGATGATAAGCAAGGTGTTATCCGCATCTTCTTAAAATATGGTTCAAACAACGAGCGTGTTATTACAGGCTTAAAACGTATTTCAAAACCAGGTTTACGTGTATACGCTAAAGCTAGCGAAATGCCAAAAGTATTAAATGGTCTTGGTATCGCTTTAGTATCTACTTCTGAAGGTGTAATCACTGATAGAGAAGCTAGAAAACGTAATGTTGGTGGAGAAGTATTAGCTTACATTTGGTAA
- a CDS encoding type Z 30S ribosomal protein S14, whose translation MAKKSMVAKQQREQKFQVREYTRCERCGRPHSVYRKFKLCRICFRELAYKGHIPGVRKASW comes from the coding sequence GTGGCTAAAAAATCAATGGTTGCTAAGCAACAACGTGAACAAAAGTTCCAAGTCCGTGAATATACACGCTGTGAACGCTGTGGTCGTCCACACTCTGTATATCGTAAATTCAAACTTTGCCGTATTTGTTTCCGTGAATTAGCTTACAAAGGTCATATTCCTGGCGTACGTAAAGCTAGCTGGTAA
- the rplE gene encoding 50S ribosomal protein L5 — MNRLKEKFNSEVTENLVKKFNYSSVMQVPKIDKIVVNMGVGDAVQNSKVLDTAVEELTAITGQKPLITKAKKSVATFRLREGMPIGAKVTLRGERMYEFLDKLISVSLPRVRDFRGVSKNAFDGRGNYTLGVKEQLIFPEIDYDKVSKVRGMDIVIVTTANTDEEARELLTQFGMPFQK, encoded by the coding sequence TTGAATCGTTTAAAAGAAAAATTTAACTCAGAAGTTACAGAGAACTTAGTTAAAAAATTCAATTATAGTTCAGTAATGCAAGTACCTAAAATTGACAAAATCGTTGTGAACATGGGTGTTGGTGACGCAGTTCAAAACTCTAAAGTATTGGACACAGCTGTTGAAGAATTAACAGCAATCACTGGTCAAAAACCATTAATCACAAAAGCAAAAAAATCAGTTGCGACATTCCGTTTACGTGAAGGTATGCCAATTGGTGCCAAAGTAACATTACGTGGTGAAAGAATGTATGAATTCTTAGATAAATTAATTTCTGTTTCACTTCCACGTGTACGTGACTTCCGCGGTGTTTCAAAAAATGCATTTGACGGTCGCGGTAACTACACATTAGGTGTTAAAGAGCAATTAATTTTCCCTGAGATTGACTATGATAAAGTATCAAAAGTACGTGGAATGGATATCGTTATCGTAACGACTGCTAACACTGACGAGGAAGCTCGTGAATTGTTAACACAATTCGGTATGCCATTTCAAAAATAA
- the rplX gene encoding 50S ribosomal protein L24 — protein MHIKKGDNVIVIAGKDKGKTGKVVETQPKKDRVVVEGVNMIKKHQKPTQFNPEGGILETEAAIHVSNVQVLDPKTNEPTRVGYKFVDGKKVRIAKKSGEEIKSNK, from the coding sequence ATGCATATCAAAAAAGGTGACAACGTTATCGTTATCGCAGGTAAAGACAAAGGTAAAACAGGTAAAGTTGTAGAAACTCAACCTAAAAAAGACCGTGTTGTAGTTGAAGGTGTTAACATGATCAAAAAACACCAAAAACCTACACAATTCAATCCTGAAGGTGGAATCTTAGAAACTGAAGCTGCTATTCACGTTTCTAACGTACAAGTATTAGACCCTAAAACAAACGAACCTACACGTGTAGGCTACAAATTTGTTGACGGTAAAAAAGTTCGTATCGCAAAAAAATCAGGCGAAGAAATCAAGTCTAATAAATAA
- the rplN gene encoding 50S ribosomal protein L14 has product MIQQETRLKVADNSGAREVLTIKVLGGSGRKTANIGDVIVATVKNATPGGVVKKGDVVKAVIVRTKSGVRRKDGSYIKFDENACVIIRDDKGPRGTRIFGPVARELRDGNFMKIVSLAPEVL; this is encoded by the coding sequence ATGATCCAACAAGAAACACGCTTAAAAGTAGCAGATAACTCTGGTGCTCGTGAAGTTCTTACAATCAAAGTATTAGGTGGATCTGGCCGCAAAACAGCGAACATCGGTGATGTCATCGTAGCAACTGTTAAAAATGCTACACCTGGTGGCGTTGTTAAGAAGGGTGATGTTGTTAAAGCTGTTATCGTACGTACAAAATCAGGTGTACGTCGTAAAGACGGTTCATACATCAAATTTGACGAAAATGCATGTGTTATAATCCGTGATGATAAAGGCCCACGTGGTACACGTATTTTTGGACCTGTTGCACGTGAATTACGTGATGGAAACTTTATGAAAATTGTTTCCCTTGCACCAGAAGTACTTTAA
- the rpsQ gene encoding 30S ribosomal protein S17 encodes MSERNDRKVYVGKVVSDKMDKTITVLVETYKTHKLYGKRVKYSKKYKTHDENNSAKLGDIVKIQETRPLSATKRFRLVEIVEESVII; translated from the coding sequence GTGAGCGAAAGAAATGATCGTAAAGTTTACGTTGGTAAAGTTGTTTCAGATAAAATGGACAAAACAATTACTGTTTTAGTTGAAACTTACAAAACACACAAACTATATGGTAAACGTGTTAAATACTCAAAAAAATATAAAACACATGATGAAAACAATTCAGCTAAATTAGGAGATATCGTTAAGATTCAAGAAACGCGTCCTTTATCAGCGACAAAACGTTTCCGTTTAGTAGAAATTGTCGAAGAATCAGTAATTATTTAA
- the rpmC gene encoding 50S ribosomal protein L29, whose translation MKAKEIRDLTTSEIEEQIKSSKEELFNLRFQLATGQLEETARIKTVRKTIARLKTVARERELEQGKANQ comes from the coding sequence ATGAAAGCTAAGGAAATTAGAGACTTAACCACTTCAGAAATCGAAGAACAAATCAAATCTTCAAAAGAAGAGCTTTTTAACCTACGCTTTCAATTAGCTACAGGTCAATTAGAAGAGACTGCTCGTATCAAAACTGTAAGAAAAACGATCGCACGTCTAAAAACTGTTGCACGTGAAAGAGAATTAGAACAAGGTAAAGCAAACCAATAA
- the rplP gene encoding 50S ribosomal protein L16, which translates to MLLPKRVKYRRQHRPDTKGRSKGGNFVTFGEYGLQATTTSWITSRQIESARIAMTRYMKRGGKVWIKIFPHTPYTQKPLEVRMGAGKGAVEGWIAVVKPGRVLFEVAGVSEEVAREALRLASHKLPVKTKFVKREELGGELNES; encoded by the coding sequence ATGTTACTACCAAAGCGTGTAAAATATCGTCGTCAACATCGTCCTGACACAAAAGGTCGTTCAAAAGGCGGTAACTTTGTAACATTCGGTGAGTATGGTCTTCAAGCAACAACTACATCTTGGATCACATCTCGTCAAATCGAATCAGCTCGTATCGCTATGACACGTTACATGAAACGTGGCGGGAAAGTTTGGATTAAAATCTTCCCTCATACACCATATACACAAAAACCTTTAGAAGTACGTATGGGTGCTGGTAAAGGTGCGGTTGAAGGCTGGATCGCAGTTGTAAAACCAGGTAGAGTATTATTTGAAGTAGCAGGCGTATCAGAAGAAGTTGCGCGTGAAGCACTACGTTTAGCAAGCCACAAACTTCCAGTAAAAACGAAGTTTGTAAAACGTGAAGAATTGGGTGGTGAATTAAATGAAAGCTAA
- the rpsC gene encoding 30S ribosomal protein S3: MGQKINPIGLRVGVIRDWEAKWYAEKDFASLLHEDLKIRKFIDKALKDASVSHVEIERAANRINIAIHTGKPGMVIGKGGSEIEKLRNKLNQLTDKKVHINVVEIKKVDLDARLVAENIARQLENRASFRRVQKQAIGRAMKLGAKGIKTQVSGRLGGADIARAEQYSEGTVPLHTLRADIDYAHAEADTTYGKLGVKVWIYRGEVLPTKKNSEGGK; this comes from the coding sequence GTGGGTCAAAAAATTAATCCAATCGGACTTCGTGTTGGTGTAATTCGTGACTGGGAAGCTAAATGGTATGCTGAGAAAGACTTCGCATCACTTTTACACGAAGACTTAAAAATTCGTAAATTTATTGATAAAGCATTAAAAGACGCATCAGTATCTCACGTTGAGATTGAGCGTGCTGCTAACCGCATCAATATCGCAATTCACACTGGTAAACCAGGTATGGTAATTGGTAAAGGCGGTTCAGAAATCGAAAAACTTCGTAACAAATTAAATCAATTGACTGATAAAAAAGTTCACATTAACGTTGTAGAAATCAAGAAAGTAGATCTTGATGCACGTTTAGTAGCTGAAAACATCGCACGTCAATTAGAAAACCGTGCTTCATTCCGTCGTGTTCAAAAACAAGCTATCGGAAGAGCAATGAAACTTGGTGCGAAAGGTATCAAAACTCAAGTATCAGGTCGTTTAGGTGGCGCTGACATCGCGCGTGCTGAACAATATTCAGAAGGAACTGTACCACTTCATACATTACGTGCTGACATCGATTATGCACATGCTGAAGCAGACACTACTTACGGTAAGTTAGGTGTTAAAGTATGGATCTATCGTGGTGAAGTTCTTCCTACTAAGAAAAATAGTGAAGGAGGAAAATAA
- the rplV gene encoding 50S ribosomal protein L22: MEAKAVARTIRIAPRKVRLVLDLIRGKDVREAVAILKLTNKASSPVVEKLLMSALANAEHNYGMNTDELVVKEAYANEGPTLKRFRPRAQGRASAINKRTSHITIVVSDGKEEAQEA; this comes from the coding sequence ATGGAAGCAAAAGCGGTTGCTAGAACTATCAGAATCGCACCTCGTAAAGTACGATTAGTATTAGACCTAATCAGAGGTAAAGACGTAAGAGAAGCAGTAGCTATTTTAAAATTAACAAATAAAGCTTCTTCTCCAGTAGTAGAAAAATTATTAATGTCCGCTTTAGCTAATGCTGAGCACAACTATGGTATGAATACTGACGAATTAGTTGTTAAAGAAGCATATGCTAACGAAGGACCAACTTTAAAACGTTTCCGTCCACGTGCTCAAGGGCGTGCAAGTGCAATTAACAAAAGAACAAGCCACATTACTATCGTAGTAAGTGATGGTAAAGAAGAAGCTCAAGAAGCTTAA
- the rpsS gene encoding 30S ribosomal protein S19 yields MARSIKKGPFVDEHLMKKVEAQGDSQKKQVIKTWSRRSTIFPNFIGHTFAVYDGRKHVPVYVTEDMVGHKLGEFAPTRTFKGHAADDKKTRR; encoded by the coding sequence ATGGCTCGTAGTATTAAAAAGGGACCTTTCGTCGATGAGCATTTAATGAAAAAAGTTGAAGCTCAAGGTGATAGTCAAAAGAAACAAGTAATCAAAACTTGGTCACGTCGTTCAACAATTTTCCCAAACTTTATTGGACACACATTCGCAGTATACGATGGACGTAAACACGTACCTGTATACGTAACTGAAGATATGGTTGGTCACAAATTAGGTGAATTTGCTCCAACACGTACTTTCAAAGGTCACGCTGCTGACGACAAGAAAACAAGAAGATAA